A single window of Liolophura sinensis isolate JHLJ2023 chromosome 6, CUHK_Ljap_v2, whole genome shotgun sequence DNA harbors:
- the LOC135469287 gene encoding malate dehydrogenase, cytoplasmic-like yields MSEALRVVVTGAAGQIGYSLLYSVAKGDVFGANQPIELLLLDIQPMLSVLEGVVMELQDCALPLLREVVATADPMVGFKDVDVAILVGAMPRKEGMERKDLLAANVRIFMTQGQAIDKVAKKTVKVVVVGNPANTNALVTRKYAPSIPPQNFTCLTRLDQNRAQAQISSRLGVSHDKVRNCIIWGNHSSTQFPDVRHAIVNIDGKDIPVPEAVKDDSWLKNEFIKTVQQRGGAVIKARKLSSAMSAAKAICDHMRDWWFGTKGNDWVSMGVPSDGNPYGIPDGLVYSFPVRVKPDHSYEIVSGLPIDDFSREKMDATAKELQEERDMAFAACEA; encoded by the exons ATG AGTGAAGCTCTGCGTGTGGTGGTGACCGGAGCCGCGGGTCAAATCGGCTACTCTCTCCTCTACTCTGTGGCCAAAGGAGATGTGTTTGGAGCtaatcag CCGATTGAGTTGTTGTTGCTGGACATTCAGCCCATGCTGAGCGTGCTGGAGGGCGTGGTGATGGAGCTCCAGGATTGTGCCCTACCCTTGCTTAGAG AGGTTGTGGCCACAGCAGACCCAATGGTGGGATTTAAGGATGTTGATGTGGCCATCCTGGTGGGTGCCATGCCGCGTAAGGAAGGCATGGAGAGAAAGGATCTACTGGCAGCCAATGTTAGGATTTTCATGACTCAAGGACAGGCCATTGACAAGGTGGCCAAGAAAACGGTCAAG gttgttgttgttggaaaccCAGCTAATACCAACGCTTTAGTCACTAGGAAGTATGCTCCGTCTATACCACCGCAGAACTTCACCTGCTTGACCCGCCTGGATCAGAACAGAGCTCAGGCTCAG ATTTCTTCGCGACTGGGAGTGTCACATGACAAAGTGAGGAACTGTATTATATGGGGAAACCACTCCTCCACCCAGTTCCCAGATGTTCGCCACGCTATAGTCAACATAGATGGGAAGGACATCCCAGTGCCTGAAGCTGTCAAAGACGACAGCTGGCTCAAAAACGAATTTATCAAG ACTGTTCAGCAAAGAGGAGGTGCTGTGATCAAGGCACGCAAGCTCTCCAGTGCCATGTCTGCTGCCAAGGCCATTTGTGACCATATGAGGGATTGGTGGTTTGGGACAAAGGGG AATGACTGGGTGTCTATGGGAGTGCCCAGTGACGGGAACCCTTACGGAATTCCTGATGGGCTTGTTTACAGTTTCCCTGTCCGTGTCAAGCCTGACCACTCATACGAAATCGTGTCTGGTCTGCCAATAGATGACTTCTCCCGTGAGAAAATGGACGCCACCGCTAAAGAATTGCAAGAGGAGAGAGATATGGCGTTTGCTGCATGCGAAGCATGA
- the LOC135466989 gene encoding uncharacterized protein LOC135466989, with protein sequence MTQMPPTNVVTMSSRPVGFLSGSTLEVRVGPTKPTLPNTFTARVECNLLDLNRSTDVIEYYDFPHNRGAIYQTEKGMTGQIVYNYDTNELFIVDRTATKSCVVDELTEDNNDFLFGYKQVNQSTRMFSPSAALRFGGKIVEKYLGKSLVRGIVVEGWQSCSYWPDMDATSKVTWYFSDASEWTEAIGGDRLPVRCEIVGKSYNSDGGSKSYHHIYEFTHFRPYIDANPDHVFEAPKGMYCENRKSLKALPISPQYFHFETEIVVPQTKIVSYIAEWYDYTSRLVRCEVRNQHAFGKLHSGVIDPNGFDTVEVNPHTVRLRNPNQFFDLDGTFQYEGVHRTSRVDCDGWVSKKKSFPPVMNETVTEWLLTTVYG encoded by the exons atgacccagatgcCTCCCACGAATGtggtcactatgagttcaagaccagttggcttcctctccgggagtacgttggaag TCCGCGTTGGCCCCACCAAGCCCACCCTGCCCAACACGTTCACGGCTCGTGTGGAATGCAATCTGTTGGACCTGAACCGCTCCACTGACGTTATCGAGTATTACGACTTCCCTCACAACCGAGGCGCCATCTACCAGACGGAGAAGGGAATGACTGGGCAAATCGTGTACAACTATGATACAAACGAGCTCTTCATTGTGGACCGCACTGCTA CGAAGTCATGCGTTGTAGACGAACTCACAGAAGACAACAATGACTTCCTGTTCGGATATAAACAGGTAAACCAAAGCACCCGGATGTTCTCCCCGTCGGCGGCGCTTAGGTTTGGCGGGAAGATAGTGGAGAAATACCTGGGCAAGTCACTAGTCCGCGGGATCGTGGTGGAGGGATGGCAGTCATGCTCATACTGGCCGGATATGGACGCCACCAGCAAGGTCACCTGGTACTTCTCcg ACGCTTCTGAATGGACAGAAGCTATCGGAGGAGATCGACTTCCGGTTCGCTGTGAGATTGTCGGGAAATCCTACAACAGTGATGGCGGAAGCAAGAGCTACCACCATATTTATGAATTCACGCACTTCCGGCCGTACATTGATGCCAATCCGGACCACGTCTTCGAG GCCCCAAAAGGCATGTACTGCGAAAACCGAAAGAGCTTGAAAGCTCTTCCCATATCACCGCAGTACTTCCATTTTGAGACGGAAATCGTCGTGCCGCAGACGAAAATAGTCTCATACATTGCT GAGTGGTATGACTACACATCAAGGCTGGTACG GTGTGAAGTACGTAACCAACACGCATTTGGGAAATTGCACAGTGGAGTTATAGACCCAAATGGATTTGATACCGTTGAAGTGAATCCACACACAGTCCGTCTGCGGAACCCTAATCAGTTCTTTGACTTGGACGGAACCTTCCAGTATGAGGGTGTG CACCGCACCTCGCGTGTGGACTGCGACGGGTGGGTGAGTAAGAAGAAGAGCTTCCCTCCTGTCATGAACGAGACTGTGACGGAATGGCTCTTGACAACC gtttatgggtga